A region of Homo sapiens chromosome 17, GRCh38.p14 Primary Assembly DNA encodes the following proteins:
- the GPRC5C gene encoding G-protein coupled receptor family C group 5 member C isoform a precursor (isoform a precursor is encoded by transcript variant 4), protein MAIHKALVMCLGLPLFLFPGAWAQGHVPPGCSQGLNPLYYNLCDRSGAWGIVLEAVAGAGIVTTFVLTIILVASLPFVQDTKKRSLLGTQVFFLLGTLGLFCLVFACVVKPDFSTCASRRFLFGVLFAICFSCLAAHVFALNFLARKNHGPRGWVIFTVALLLTLVEVIINTEWLIITLVRGSGEGGPQGNSSAGWAVASPCAIANMDFVMALIYVMLLLLGAFLGAWPALCGRYKRWRKHGVFVLLTTATSVAIWVVWIVMYTYGNKQHNSPTWDDPTLAIALAANAWAFVLFYVIPEVSQVTKSSPEQSYQGDMYPTRGVGYETILKEQKGQSMFVENKAFSMDEPVAAKRPVSPYSGYNGQLLTSVYQPTEMALMHKVPSEGAYDIILPRATANSQVMGSANSTLRAEDMYSAQSHQAATPPKDGKNSQVFRNPYVWD, encoded by the exons ATGGCCATCCACAAAGCCTTGGTGATGTGCCTGGGACTGCCTCTCTTCCTGTTCCCAGGGGCCTGGGCCCAGGGCCATGTCCCACCCGGCTGCAGCCAAGGCCTCAACCCCCTGTACTACAACCTGTGTGACCGCTCTGGGGCGTGGGGCATCGTCCTGGAGGCCGTGGCTGGGGCGGGCATTGTCACCACGTTTGTGCTCACCATCATCCTGGTGGCCAGCCTCCCCTTTGTGCAGGACACCAAGAAACGGAGCCTGCTGGGGACCCAGGTATTCTTCCTtctggggaccctgggcctctTCTGCCTCGTGTTTGCCTGTGTGGTGAAGCCCGACTTCTCCACCTGTGCCTCTCGGCGCTTCCTCTTTGGGGTTCTGTTCGCCATCTGCTTCTCTTGTCTGGCGGCTCACGTCTTTGCCCTCAACTTCCTGGCCCGGAAGAACCACGGGCCCCGGGGCTGGGTGATCTTCACTGTGGCTCTGCTGCTGACCCTGGTAGAGGTCATCATCAATACAGAGTGGCTGATCATCACCCTGGTTCGGGGCAGTGGCGAGGGCGGCCCTCAGGGCAACAGCAGCGCAGGCTGGGCCGTGGCCTCCCCCTGTGCCATCGCCAACATGGACTTTGTCATGGCACTCATCTACgtcatgctgctgctgctgggtgcCTTCCTGGGGGCCTGGCCCGCCCTGTGTGGCCGCTACAAGCGCTGGCGTAAGCATGGGGTCTTTGTGCTCCTCACCACAGCCACCTCCGTTGCCATATGGGTGGTGTGGATCGTCATGTATACTTACGGCAACAAGCAGCACAACAGTCCCACCTGGGATGACCCCACGCTGGCCATCGCCCTCGCCGCCAATGCCTGGGCCTTCGTCCTCTTCTACGTCATCCCCGAGGTCTCCCAGGTGACCAAGTCCAGCCCAGAGCAAAGCTACCAGGGGGACATGTACCCCACCCGGGGCGTGGGCTATGAGACCATCCTGAAAGAGCAGAAGGGTCAGAGCATGTTCGTGGAGAACAAGGCCTTTTCCATGGATGAGCCGGTTGCAG CTAAGAGGCCGGTGTCACCATACAGCGGGTACAATGGGCAGCTGCTGACCAGTGTGTACCAGCCCACTGAGATGGCCCTGATGCACAAAGTTCCG TCCGAAGGAGCTTACGACATCATCCTCCCACGGGCCACCGCCAACAGCCAGGTGATGGGCAGTGCCAACTCGACCCTGCGGGCTGAAGACATGTACTCGGCCCAGAGCCACCAGGCGGCCACACCGCCGAAAGACGGCAAGAACTCTCAGGTCTTTAGAAACCCCTACGTGTGGGACTGA
- the GPRC5C gene encoding G-protein coupled receptor family C group 5 member C isoform d precursor (isoform d precursor is encoded by transcript variant 5) translates to MAIHKALVMCLGLPLFLFPGAWAQGHVPPGCSQGLNPLYYNLCDRSGAWGIVLEAVAGAGIVTTFVLTIILVASLPFVQDTKKRSLLGTQVFFLLGTLGLFCLVFACVVKPDFSTCASRRFLFGVLFAICFSCLAAHVFALNFLARKNHGPRGWVIFTVALLLTLVEVIINTEWLIITLVRGSGEGGPQGNSSAGWAVASPCAIANMDFVMALIYVMLLLLGAFLGAWPALCGRYKRWRKHGVFVLLTTATSVAIWVVWIVMYTYGNKQHNSPTWDDPTLAIALAANAWAFVLFYVIPEVSQVTKSSPEQSYQGDMYPTRGVGYETILKEQKGQSMFVENKAFSMDEPVAAKRPVSPYSGYNGQLLTSVYQPTEMALMHKVPSEGAYDIILPRATANSQVMGSANSTLRAEDMYSAQSHQAATPPKDGKNSQVSELTQRGQANTNQVFLRL, encoded by the exons ATGGCCATCCACAAAGCCTTGGTGATGTGCCTGGGACTGCCTCTCTTCCTGTTCCCAGGGGCCTGGGCCCAGGGCCATGTCCCACCCGGCTGCAGCCAAGGCCTCAACCCCCTGTACTACAACCTGTGTGACCGCTCTGGGGCGTGGGGCATCGTCCTGGAGGCCGTGGCTGGGGCGGGCATTGTCACCACGTTTGTGCTCACCATCATCCTGGTGGCCAGCCTCCCCTTTGTGCAGGACACCAAGAAACGGAGCCTGCTGGGGACCCAGGTATTCTTCCTtctggggaccctgggcctctTCTGCCTCGTGTTTGCCTGTGTGGTGAAGCCCGACTTCTCCACCTGTGCCTCTCGGCGCTTCCTCTTTGGGGTTCTGTTCGCCATCTGCTTCTCTTGTCTGGCGGCTCACGTCTTTGCCCTCAACTTCCTGGCCCGGAAGAACCACGGGCCCCGGGGCTGGGTGATCTTCACTGTGGCTCTGCTGCTGACCCTGGTAGAGGTCATCATCAATACAGAGTGGCTGATCATCACCCTGGTTCGGGGCAGTGGCGAGGGCGGCCCTCAGGGCAACAGCAGCGCAGGCTGGGCCGTGGCCTCCCCCTGTGCCATCGCCAACATGGACTTTGTCATGGCACTCATCTACgtcatgctgctgctgctgggtgcCTTCCTGGGGGCCTGGCCCGCCCTGTGTGGCCGCTACAAGCGCTGGCGTAAGCATGGGGTCTTTGTGCTCCTCACCACAGCCACCTCCGTTGCCATATGGGTGGTGTGGATCGTCATGTATACTTACGGCAACAAGCAGCACAACAGTCCCACCTGGGATGACCCCACGCTGGCCATCGCCCTCGCCGCCAATGCCTGGGCCTTCGTCCTCTTCTACGTCATCCCCGAGGTCTCCCAGGTGACCAAGTCCAGCCCAGAGCAAAGCTACCAGGGGGACATGTACCCCACCCGGGGCGTGGGCTATGAGACCATCCTGAAAGAGCAGAAGGGTCAGAGCATGTTCGTGGAGAACAAGGCCTTTTCCATGGATGAGCCGGTTGCAG CTAAGAGGCCGGTGTCACCATACAGCGGGTACAATGGGCAGCTGCTGACCAGTGTGTACCAGCCCACTGAGATGGCCCTGATGCACAAAGTTCCG TCCGAAGGAGCTTACGACATCATCCTCCCACGGGCCACCGCCAACAGCCAGGTGATGGGCAGTGCCAACTCGACCCTGCGGGCTGAAGACATGTACTCGGCCCAGAGCCACCAGGCGGCCACACCGCCGAAAGACGGCAAGAACTCTCAG GTAAGCGAACTGACCCAGAGAGGCCAGGCCAACACCAACCAGGTTTTCCTAAGACTCTGA
- the GPRC5C gene encoding G-protein coupled receptor family C group 5 member C isoform c precursor (isoform c precursor is encoded by transcript variant 3) has protein sequence MAIHKALVMCLGLPLFLFPGAWAQGHVPPGCSQGLNPLYYNLCDRSGAWGIVLEAVAGAGIVTTFVLTIILVASLPFVQDTKKRSLLGTQVFFLLGTLGLFCLVFACVVKPDFSTCASRRFLFGVLFAICFSCLAAHVFALNFLARKNHGPRGWVIFTVALLLTLVEVIINTEWLIITLVRGSGEGGPQGNSSAGWAVASPCAIANMDFVMALIYVMLLLLGAFLGAWPALCGRYKRWRKHGVFVLLTTATSVAIWVVWIVMYTYGNKQHNSPTWDDPTLAIALAANAWAFVLFYVIPEVSQVTKSSPEQSYQGDMYPTRGVGYETILKEQKGQSMFVENKAFSMDEPVAAKRPVSPYSGYNGQLLTSVYQPTEMALMHKVPSEGAYDIILPRATANSQVMGSANSTLRAEDMYSAQSHQAATPPKDGKNSQAQSPQSKTRW, from the exons ATGGCCATCCACAAAGCCTTGGTGATGTGCCTGGGACTGCCTCTCTTCCTGTTCCCAGGGGCCTGGGCCCAGGGCCATGTCCCACCCGGCTGCAGCCAAGGCCTCAACCCCCTGTACTACAACCTGTGTGACCGCTCTGGGGCGTGGGGCATCGTCCTGGAGGCCGTGGCTGGGGCGGGCATTGTCACCACGTTTGTGCTCACCATCATCCTGGTGGCCAGCCTCCCCTTTGTGCAGGACACCAAGAAACGGAGCCTGCTGGGGACCCAGGTATTCTTCCTtctggggaccctgggcctctTCTGCCTCGTGTTTGCCTGTGTGGTGAAGCCCGACTTCTCCACCTGTGCCTCTCGGCGCTTCCTCTTTGGGGTTCTGTTCGCCATCTGCTTCTCTTGTCTGGCGGCTCACGTCTTTGCCCTCAACTTCCTGGCCCGGAAGAACCACGGGCCCCGGGGCTGGGTGATCTTCACTGTGGCTCTGCTGCTGACCCTGGTAGAGGTCATCATCAATACAGAGTGGCTGATCATCACCCTGGTTCGGGGCAGTGGCGAGGGCGGCCCTCAGGGCAACAGCAGCGCAGGCTGGGCCGTGGCCTCCCCCTGTGCCATCGCCAACATGGACTTTGTCATGGCACTCATCTACgtcatgctgctgctgctgggtgcCTTCCTGGGGGCCTGGCCCGCCCTGTGTGGCCGCTACAAGCGCTGGCGTAAGCATGGGGTCTTTGTGCTCCTCACCACAGCCACCTCCGTTGCCATATGGGTGGTGTGGATCGTCATGTATACTTACGGCAACAAGCAGCACAACAGTCCCACCTGGGATGACCCCACGCTGGCCATCGCCCTCGCCGCCAATGCCTGGGCCTTCGTCCTCTTCTACGTCATCCCCGAGGTCTCCCAGGTGACCAAGTCCAGCCCAGAGCAAAGCTACCAGGGGGACATGTACCCCACCCGGGGCGTGGGCTATGAGACCATCCTGAAAGAGCAGAAGGGTCAGAGCATGTTCGTGGAGAACAAGGCCTTTTCCATGGATGAGCCGGTTGCAG CTAAGAGGCCGGTGTCACCATACAGCGGGTACAATGGGCAGCTGCTGACCAGTGTGTACCAGCCCACTGAGATGGCCCTGATGCACAAAGTTCCG TCCGAAGGAGCTTACGACATCATCCTCCCACGGGCCACCGCCAACAGCCAGGTGATGGGCAGTGCCAACTCGACCCTGCGGGCTGAAGACATGTACTCGGCCCAGAGCCACCAGGCGGCCACACCGCCGAAAGACGGCAAGAACTCTCAG GCTCAGTCCCCACAAAGTAAAACGAGATGGTAG
- the GPRC5C gene encoding G-protein coupled receptor family C group 5 member C isoform X1, with protein sequence MQAPAHPRRKQGALPGDRPARERATQRAWLSLGPRERQALRPGPGPAIPARTGPGPAPRAASLPPPPAPRLGLELAPNAALERGRRRVPGTQPEPGLGARMAIHKALVMCLGLPLFLFPGAWAQGHVPPGCSQGLNPLYYNLCDRSGAWGIVLEAVAGAGIVTTFVLTIILVASLPFVQDTKKRSLLGTQVFFLLGTLGLFCLVFACVVKPDFSTCASRRFLFGVLFAICFSCLAAHVFALNFLARKNHGPRGWVIFTVALLLTLVEVIINTEWLIITLVRGSGEGGPQGNSSAGWAVASPCAIANMDFVMALIYVMLLLLGAFLGAWPALCGRYKRWRKHGVFVLLTTATSVAIWVVWIVMYTYGNKQHNSPTWDDPTLAIALAANAWAFVLFYVIPEVSQVTKSSPEQSYQGDMYPTRGVGYETILKEQKGQSMFVENKAFSMDEPVAAKRPVSPYSGYNGQLLTSVYQPTEMALMHKVPSEGAYDIILPRATANSQVMGSANSTLRAEDMYSAQSHQAATPPKDGKNSQVSELTQRGQANTNQVFLRL encoded by the exons ATGCAGGCTCCAGCCCACCCTCGCCGAAAGCAAGGAGCCCTGCCTGGGGACAGGCCCGCGCGAGAGCGAGCAACCCAGCGCGCCTGGCTCAGCCTCGGTCCCAGGGAGAGGCAGGCCCTGCGTCCCGGCCCGGGCCCCGCCATCCCAGCCAGGACCGGGCCTGGCCCAGCGCCCCGCGCCGCGTCCCTCCCACCCCCGCCCGCCCCCCGCCTGGGGCTGGAGTTGGCCCCAAACGCTGCGCTGGAGCGGGGCCGGCGGCGAGTCCCAG GGACCCAACCAGAGCCTGGCCTGGGAGCCAGGATGGCCATCCACAAAGCCTTGGTGATGTGCCTGGGACTGCCTCTCTTCCTGTTCCCAGGGGCCTGGGCCCAGGGCCATGTCCCACCCGGCTGCAGCCAAGGCCTCAACCCCCTGTACTACAACCTGTGTGACCGCTCTGGGGCGTGGGGCATCGTCCTGGAGGCCGTGGCTGGGGCGGGCATTGTCACCACGTTTGTGCTCACCATCATCCTGGTGGCCAGCCTCCCCTTTGTGCAGGACACCAAGAAACGGAGCCTGCTGGGGACCCAGGTATTCTTCCTtctggggaccctgggcctctTCTGCCTCGTGTTTGCCTGTGTGGTGAAGCCCGACTTCTCCACCTGTGCCTCTCGGCGCTTCCTCTTTGGGGTTCTGTTCGCCATCTGCTTCTCTTGTCTGGCGGCTCACGTCTTTGCCCTCAACTTCCTGGCCCGGAAGAACCACGGGCCCCGGGGCTGGGTGATCTTCACTGTGGCTCTGCTGCTGACCCTGGTAGAGGTCATCATCAATACAGAGTGGCTGATCATCACCCTGGTTCGGGGCAGTGGCGAGGGCGGCCCTCAGGGCAACAGCAGCGCAGGCTGGGCCGTGGCCTCCCCCTGTGCCATCGCCAACATGGACTTTGTCATGGCACTCATCTACgtcatgctgctgctgctgggtgcCTTCCTGGGGGCCTGGCCCGCCCTGTGTGGCCGCTACAAGCGCTGGCGTAAGCATGGGGTCTTTGTGCTCCTCACCACAGCCACCTCCGTTGCCATATGGGTGGTGTGGATCGTCATGTATACTTACGGCAACAAGCAGCACAACAGTCCCACCTGGGATGACCCCACGCTGGCCATCGCCCTCGCCGCCAATGCCTGGGCCTTCGTCCTCTTCTACGTCATCCCCGAGGTCTCCCAGGTGACCAAGTCCAGCCCAGAGCAAAGCTACCAGGGGGACATGTACCCCACCCGGGGCGTGGGCTATGAGACCATCCTGAAAGAGCAGAAGGGTCAGAGCATGTTCGTGGAGAACAAGGCCTTTTCCATGGATGAGCCGGTTGCAG CTAAGAGGCCGGTGTCACCATACAGCGGGTACAATGGGCAGCTGCTGACCAGTGTGTACCAGCCCACTGAGATGGCCCTGATGCACAAAGTTCCG TCCGAAGGAGCTTACGACATCATCCTCCCACGGGCCACCGCCAACAGCCAGGTGATGGGCAGTGCCAACTCGACCCTGCGGGCTGAAGACATGTACTCGGCCCAGAGCCACCAGGCGGCCACACCGCCGAAAGACGGCAAGAACTCTCAG GTAAGCGAACTGACCCAGAGAGGCCAGGCCAACACCAACCAGGTTTTCCTAAGACTCTGA